A stretch of DNA from Candidatus Fonsibacter ubiquis:
TAACTAGTAATTTAAAATTTACTCAAGTATAATTTTTAAAAAATTAACATTTTAGCCCTTTTCAAATGTCTAAAGTTGCACTAGTCACAGGCGGAACAAGAGGAATTGGTGCTGCTATTGCTAAAAAATTAAAAGATGAGGGTTTTAGGGTAGTATCTACCTATGTGGGCAAAGAAGAGTCCGCACAAGCATATTCAAAACAAAGCGGTATTGAAGTTATAAAATCAGATGTATCTTATTTTGAAAGTTGTAAATCTGCAGTTGCTGAAGTTGAAAAAAAATACGGTGACATAGAAGTTGTTATCAATAACGCTGGAATTACTAAAGACCGTTTTTTACATAAAATGAATCCTGAAGAATGGAATTCAGTCATCAATACGAATTTAAATTCACTTTTTAATATCTGCCGAAATGTAATTGAAAAAATGCGAGCTAAAGGATTTGGAAGAATTGTCTCTATTAGTTCTATTAATGGTTTAAAAGGACAAGTGGGTCAGACAAATTATTCAGCTGCTAAAGCTGGAATAATTGGATTTTCAAAGGCGCTGGCATTGGAAAATGCGAACAAGGGAATAACTGTAAATGTAATTGCCCCAGGATATGTGGGAACAGATATGGTTAAAAAAATTGATCCAACAATTTTAAAAGGAATTGTAGGTCAAATTCCTGTGGGCAGACTTGCAGAGCCTGATGAAATTGCTGCCTTGGCAAGTTATTTAGTAAGTGATAAAGCAGGCTTCATTACCGGCGCTACTTTTTCAATAAATGGTGGCCAGTACATGCAGTAATAACCAAATTTAAACGAAAGGGAGAAATAATAAAAATGAATGATAATGATGTTGTAATAACAAGTGCAGTACGAACGGCAGTTGGGTCCTTTGGTGGCTCTCTTTCTTCTCTCACGGCTCCGCAATTAGGCGCTGAAGTAATAAAAAAAGCTTTAGAAAAATCAGAAATTAAACCTGATCAAGTTGATACAGTTTACATGGGTCAAATTTTAGCTGCAGGTGTTGGACAAAATCCTGCTCGACAAGCTGCAATCCATGCAGGAATACCTGTTGAGAAAACTGCAACGACGATTAATCAATTATGTGGCTCCGGACTTGCTTCCGTTGCCTTTGGTTATAATTCAATTAAATGCGGTGATGCTAATATTGTTATCGCAGGTGGACAAGAGAGCATGAGCAATGCTCCACACTTTATTAATCTAAGAAATGGTGTGAAGTTGGGTGACACTAAATTACAGGACTCAATGATCGTTGATGGATTGATGGATGTTTACAATCAATATCACATGGGTGTAACAGCAGAAAACGTTGCACAAAAATTTCAAATTACTAGAAAAGATCAAGATGCTTTTGCAGCAGCTTCACAAAGAAAAGCAATTGATGCAATAAAAGGTAAAAAATTTAAGGACGAAATTGTTCCTGTAACTGTAAAAGTTAAAAAACAAGATGTTATCTTTGATAAAGATGAATATCCAAAAGATGGAACAACAATTGAAAAATTAGAAGCATTAAAACCTGCATTTAAAAAAGATGGAACGGTAACTGCTGGAAACGCATCAGGATTAAACGATGGTGCTGCAGTAGTAAGTTTAATGTCTGGCAAAACTGCAAAACAACATAGTATTGAACCCCTTGCTAAAATTGTTTCATGGGCGGTATGTGGTGTTGATCCATCGATTATGGGAACAGGCCCAATACCAGCTTCACGTCTTGCACTTAAAAAAGCAGGCTGGGGTGAAGATGAATTAGATTTAATCGAAGCAAATGAGGCATTTGCAGCGCAAGCTATTGCGGTGAATAAAGAAATGGGCTGGACCATTGATAAAGTGAATGTAAACGGTGGAGCGATTGCAATCGGTCATCCAATCGGTGCATCGGGTGCTAGAATTTTAGTAACTTTAATTCA
This window harbors:
- the phbB gene encoding acetoacetyl-CoA reductase, which translates into the protein MSKVALVTGGTRGIGAAIAKKLKDEGFRVVSTYVGKEESAQAYSKQSGIEVIKSDVSYFESCKSAVAEVEKKYGDIEVVINNAGITKDRFLHKMNPEEWNSVINTNLNSLFNICRNVIEKMRAKGFGRIVSISSINGLKGQVGQTNYSAAKAGIIGFSKALALENANKGITVNVIAPGYVGTDMVKKIDPTILKGIVGQIPVGRLAEPDEIAALASYLVSDKAGFITGATFSINGGQYMQ
- a CDS encoding acetyl-CoA C-acetyltransferase translates to MNDNDVVITSAVRTAVGSFGGSLSSLTAPQLGAEVIKKALEKSEIKPDQVDTVYMGQILAAGVGQNPARQAAIHAGIPVEKTATTINQLCGSGLASVAFGYNSIKCGDANIVIAGGQESMSNAPHFINLRNGVKLGDTKLQDSMIVDGLMDVYNQYHMGVTAENVAQKFQITRKDQDAFAAASQRKAIDAIKGKKFKDEIVPVTVKVKKQDVIFDKDEYPKDGTTIEKLEALKPAFKKDGTVTAGNASGLNDGAAVVSLMSGKTAKQHSIEPLAKIVSWAVCGVDPSIMGTGPIPASRLALKKAGWGEDELDLIEANEAFAAQAIAVNKEMGWTIDKVNVNGGAIAIGHPIGASGARILVTLIHEMIKTHSKRGLATLCIGGGMGIAMCIERNFIDHK